From a region of the Buchnera aphidicola (Floraphis choui) genome:
- the yajC gene encoding preprotein translocase subunit YajC yields MNVLISEAFSANSNIQQNSLYSLLYMSLFFLSIFYFLIFRPQKNKVKKHRALINSLSKGDEILTASGFIGKVKRITTIGYILLELNNNVEVLIKDDYILSVLPKGTLKII; encoded by the coding sequence ATGAATGTTTTAATTTCTGAAGCTTTTTCTGCTAACAGTAATATTCAACAAAATAGTCTATATTCATTATTATATATGTCGCTATTTTTTTTATCAATTTTTTATTTTTTAATTTTTCGTCCTCAAAAAAATAAAGTCAAAAAACATAGAGCTCTCATTAATTCTCTTTCCAAAGGAGATGAAATATTGACTGCTAGCGGTTTTATAGGAAAAGTTAAAAGAATTACTACAATAGGATATATTTTATTAGAATTAAATAATAATGTTGAAGTATTAATAAAAGATGATTATATTTTATCAGTATTACCAAAAGGTACCTTAAAAATTATTTAG
- the glyS gene encoding glycine--tRNA ligase subunit beta, with amino-acid sequence MNKTFLIEIGTEELPQKSLQNIAKSFRNNVILLLTKNHIQYKKILWFATPRRIAIKIEELNTNIITLKKKYKGPSISNAFDALGNPTPSTQHWIKKLGITIDKTSRIKNKKKEWLYYEHYTNNRTIEEKLIEISIFSIKNSSVPNFMKWNISNIQFSRPIRNVVMLLDNKIIKAEILGIQTNRLLYGHRFMKNNVINISHANEYPEILLKFGKIIADYNIRKNKIKIESKKIANSFGGHLKIRDQLLDEITSLVEWPIVLLAKFNKKFLDLPNEILIHIMENQQKYFTIYDHNNKLTNNFIIISNVESKYPKNIILGNIKVLNSRFSDAEFFFKKDQKIPFKKYQPLLKNVIFQHSLGSLYDKTNRIKYLISWITKFTKANLKDCIQAANLCKCDLITDIVFEFPKMQGIIGMYYALNNGIHKDIAIAIQEHYLPKFSQDIIPSHPISYSLALADKIDTLVGLFFIGKNSTSGDKDPFSLRRLVIGIIRIILTKKISINLFKLFKKSLNIYDNNIQNKNAILENLKKFVLEKMYFIYIKQKYVPIIIKSVLICEVPYLIDLDLRIKAISKIYNSNTLKSLILIHKRISNILKLSSEALHEEINKKLIKKLEEKIIISLLEHTQKKIQLFHENKDYPSILLELYNLYQPVCNFFENVKIQDINTSIKTNRLIILKKIQNLFFIIADFSYFY; translated from the coding sequence ATGAATAAAACGTTTTTAATAGAAATTGGAACTGAAGAATTACCTCAGAAATCATTACAAAACATAGCTAAATCTTTTAGAAACAATGTAATTCTTTTACTAACTAAAAATCATATACAATATAAAAAAATATTGTGGTTTGCTACACCAAGGCGAATAGCTATAAAAATAGAAGAGTTAAATACAAATATAATAACACTTAAAAAAAAATATAAAGGACCTTCTATCTCAAACGCTTTTGATGCTTTAGGAAATCCTACTCCATCAACACAACATTGGATAAAAAAATTAGGAATTACAATAGATAAAACATCTCGAATAAAAAATAAAAAAAAAGAATGGTTATATTATGAACACTATACTAATAATCGAACAATCGAAGAAAAACTTATAGAAATATCTATTTTTTCTATTAAAAATAGTTCTGTTCCTAACTTCATGAAATGGAATATAAGCAATATACAATTTTCTCGACCAATTCGAAACGTAGTCATGCTATTAGATAATAAAATTATAAAAGCAGAAATCTTAGGAATACAAACTAATAGATTACTTTATGGACATCGTTTTATGAAAAATAATGTAATTAATATTTCTCATGCAAACGAATATCCAGAAATATTATTGAAATTTGGAAAAATTATTGCTGATTATAATATAAGAAAAAATAAAATTAAAATAGAATCTAAAAAAATTGCTAATTCTTTTGGAGGACATTTAAAAATAAGAGATCAATTATTAGATGAAATAACTTCACTAGTAGAATGGCCTATTGTTCTTCTAGCTAAATTTAATAAAAAATTTCTTGATCTCCCAAACGAAATTTTAATACACATTATGGAAAATCAACAAAAATACTTTACTATATATGATCACAATAACAAATTAACAAATAACTTTATTATTATATCAAATGTTGAATCAAAATATCCTAAAAACATTATTCTTGGAAACATTAAAGTATTAAATTCTCGATTTTCTGATGCAGAATTTTTTTTTAAAAAAGACCAAAAAATACCATTTAAAAAGTATCAACCATTATTAAAAAACGTCATTTTTCAACACTCTTTAGGATCTCTTTATGATAAAACAAATAGAATAAAATATTTAATTTCTTGGATAACAAAATTTACTAAAGCTAATCTCAAAGATTGCATTCAAGCAGCAAACTTATGTAAATGTGATTTAATTACCGATATAGTCTTTGAATTTCCTAAAATGCAAGGAATAATAGGAATGTATTATGCATTAAATAATGGTATACACAAAGATATAGCAATTGCTATACAAGAACATTATCTTCCTAAATTTTCTCAAGATATAATTCCATCACATCCTATTTCTTATTCTTTAGCATTAGCAGATAAAATCGATACTTTAGTTGGATTGTTTTTCATTGGAAAAAATTCTACTTCTGGAGATAAAGATCCATTTTCTTTGAGAAGACTAGTTATTGGAATTATAAGAATCATTTTAACAAAAAAAATATCTATTAATTTATTTAAATTATTTAAAAAATCATTAAATATATATGATAATAATATTCAAAACAAAAACGCTATATTAGAAAATTTAAAAAAATTTGTTTTAGAAAAAATGTATTTTATATATATAAAACAAAAATATGTTCCCATAATCATAAAATCTGTACTAATATGCGAAGTTCCATATTTAATAGACCTAGATCTTAGAATAAAAGCTATTTCTAAAATATATAATTCAAATACTTTAAAATCGCTAATCTTAATTCATAAAAGAATTTCTAATATACTAAAACTATCTTCAGAAGCGTTACATGAAGAAATAAATAAAAAACTCATAAAAAAATTAGAAGAAAAAATAATAATTTCTTTGTTAGAACACACACAAAAAAAAATACAACTATTCCATGAAAATAAAGATTATCCATCTATATTATTAGAGTTATATAATCTATATCAACCAGTATGCAATTTTTTTGAAAATGTTAAAATACAAGATATAAATACTTCTATCAAAACTAATAGGTTAATTATATTAAAAAAAATACAAAATTTATTTTTTATAATCGCAGACTTTTCATATTTTTATTAA
- the glyQ gene encoding glycine--tRNA ligase subunit alpha, with protein MENKMNNLITFHQIIFILKNYWQNQSCTIIQPLDIPIGAGTFHHKTFFGAIGSKPTSIAYVQASRRPSDGRYGNNPNRLQHYYQFQVLIKPTPDNIQNLYLQSLQILNIDLKNNDIRFIEDNWENPTLGACGQGWEVWINGMEITQFTYFQQMGGINCDPIPTEITYGLERIALHIQNKKNIYDIVWNTNEINITYGELFFQNELEHSIYNFEYSNINICSNLFKIHIQEAKTIMNLPSPLLLPAYEHMLYGIHYFNLLDAKRALSTTERQQNILNIRSIIKKIAKQHYNKEKN; from the coding sequence CTGGAAAATAAAATGAATAATCTTATAACATTTCATCAAATTATTTTTATATTAAAAAATTATTGGCAAAACCAAAGTTGCACTATTATTCAACCATTAGATATACCTATAGGCGCCGGAACATTCCACCATAAAACGTTCTTCGGAGCGATTGGTTCTAAACCTACTTCTATTGCATACGTTCAAGCATCAAGGAGACCATCTGATGGAAGATACGGTAATAATCCCAATCGATTACAACACTATTATCAATTTCAAGTTCTAATCAAACCTACACCAGATAATATTCAAAATCTATATTTACAATCATTACAAATTTTAAACATAGACCTAAAAAATAACGATATACGATTTATAGAAGACAATTGGGAAAACCCAACGTTAGGAGCATGTGGACAAGGATGGGAAGTATGGATTAATGGTATGGAGATTACACAATTTACTTATTTTCAACAAATGGGGGGAATTAATTGTGATCCAATTCCTACTGAAATAACATACGGATTAGAACGAATAGCACTTCATATACAAAATAAAAAAAATATATACGATATTGTATGGAATACAAACGAAATAAATATCACCTATGGTGAGTTATTTTTTCAAAATGAACTAGAACATTCTATATACAATTTTGAATATTCTAATATCAATATTTGTTCTAATTTGTTTAAAATACATATTCAAGAAGCAAAAACAATAATGAATCTACCTTCTCCTTTATTATTACCAGCATACGAACATATGTTATATGGAATACATTATTTTAACTTATTAGACGCAAAAAGAGCTTTATCTACTACTGAACGACAACAAAATATTTTAAATATTAGAAGTATTATAAAGAAAATTGCTAAACAACACTATAATAAAGAAAAAAATTAA
- the nfo gene encoding deoxyribonuclease IV, whose amino-acid sequence MRYIGAHVSTLGGLDQAVIRARNLGATAFALFIDNPLKWSVITLKDKNVESFKVACKNFNYSSNQILPHSGYLINLGHPYDDNLYQSRLAFVNEILRCQILGLKFLNFHPGSHLCKISEKKCLERISDSINIALEKTIKVKLVIENTAGQGTNVGYSFEHLIFIINKIEDKNRIGICLDTCHLFSSGYDLRTILSCEQVFKHFDNTIGLNYLCGMHFNDSKSKFNSRIDRHHNLGKGNIGRLAFDWIIKNINCENIPIILETKDKTLWKEEIHWLNSL is encoded by the coding sequence ATGAGATATATAGGAGCTCATGTTAGTACATTAGGAGGTTTGGATCAAGCAGTTATTAGAGCAAGGAACTTAGGAGCTACTGCTTTTGCATTATTTATAGATAATCCTTTAAAGTGGAGCGTAATAACATTAAAAGATAAAAATGTTGAAAGTTTTAAAGTAGCATGTAAAAATTTTAATTATTCGTCTAATCAAATTTTACCTCATAGTGGTTATTTAATTAATTTAGGTCATCCTTATGACGATAATTTGTATCAATCTAGATTAGCTTTTGTCAATGAAATATTGAGATGTCAAATATTAGGGTTAAAATTTTTAAACTTTCATCCTGGAAGTCATTTATGCAAAATTAGTGAAAAAAAATGTTTAGAAAGAATTTCTGATTCAATTAATATAGCATTAGAAAAAACCATTAAAGTTAAATTAGTAATAGAAAATACAGCTGGTCAAGGAACAAATGTAGGATATTCTTTTGAACATTTAATATTTATTATTAACAAAATAGAAGATAAAAATCGTATTGGAATATGTTTAGACACATGTCATTTATTTTCTTCTGGATATGATTTACGAACAATATTATCATGTGAGCAAGTTTTTAAACATTTTGATAATACAATAGGATTAAATTATTTATGTGGTATGCATTTTAACGATTCTAAATCAAAATTTAATAGTCGTATTGATCGACATCATAATTTAGGAAAAGGAAATATCGGGAGATTAGCGTTTGATTGGATCATAAAAAATATTAATTGTGAAAATATTCCAATTATATTGGAAACTAAAGATAAAACATTATGGAAAGAAGAAATTCATTGGTTAAATTCATTGTAA
- the rplY gene encoding 50S ribosomal protein L25, whose amino-acid sequence MITINVDKRKKEGKSASRRLRLKNKFPAVIYCNSEPNICIELDHNIICNIVLNSDIYKEKILLLIDNVKYKVKIQSIQRHAFKAKIIHMDFLKI is encoded by the coding sequence ATGATAACTATTAATGTAGATAAACGTAAAAAAGAGGGTAAAAGTGCCAGTCGTCGATTACGTTTAAAAAATAAATTTCCAGCTGTAATATATTGTAATTCAGAGCCTAACATTTGTATAGAATTAGATCATAATATTATTTGTAATATAGTTCTTAATTCTGATATTTATAAAGAAAAAATTCTATTATTAATCGATAATGTCAAATATAAAGTTAAAATACAATCAATACAACGACATGCTTTTAAAGCTAAAATTATACATATGGATTTTTTAAAAATATAA
- a CDS encoding DedA family protein — translation MEDWFLYLVKQSIFYSFPIIIIVAFLESLALVGLFLPGIILMAALGTLIGNGTLNFYPSWIAGFIGCICGDSISYYLGWKFKTYLNNLYLLKKNKTIVEKITNTLNNYTAATILIGKFIGPTRPLIPMVCGMLNLSLKKFFASSIFGCILWPPIYFFPGIVTGIAINVTKIKENSSFKFLVFSSIILIWLGLWLIWKILKIQKNNFTKQKIFFNKKVLIFLSILNLTLGTTIILTLYFYPKTIF, via the coding sequence ATGGAAGACTGGTTTTTATACTTAGTAAAACAATCTATTTTTTATTCATTTCCTATAATTATAATAGTAGCATTTCTAGAATCTCTAGCGTTAGTAGGTTTATTCCTTCCTGGAATCATACTTATGGCTGCTTTAGGAACACTAATAGGAAATGGAACATTAAATTTTTATCCTTCTTGGATAGCAGGGTTTATTGGTTGCATATGTGGAGATTCAATTTCATATTATCTTGGTTGGAAATTTAAAACATATTTAAACAATCTTTATTTATTAAAAAAAAACAAAACAATTGTAGAAAAAATAACAAATACTTTAAATAATTATACTGCTGCTACAATATTAATAGGAAAGTTTATCGGGCCTACTAGACCTTTAATTCCTATGGTATGCGGGATGTTAAACTTATCTCTAAAAAAGTTCTTTGCTTCTTCCATATTTGGATGTATATTATGGCCTCCTATATATTTTTTTCCAGGAATTGTAACTGGAATAGCAATTAACGTCACAAAAATAAAAGAAAATTCAAGTTTTAAATTTCTGGTTTTTTCCTCAATTATATTAATTTGGCTAGGTTTATGGCTAATTTGGAAAATTCTAAAAATACAAAAAAATAATTTTACTAAACAAAAAATTTTTTTTAATAAAAAAGTACTAATATTTTTATCTATATTGAATTTAACATTAGGAACTACTATTATACTCACGTTATATTTTTATCCAAAAACTATTTTTTAA